The Impatiens glandulifera chromosome 8, dImpGla2.1, whole genome shotgun sequence genome includes a window with the following:
- the LOC124911145 gene encoding NADPH:adrenodoxin oxidoreductase, mitochondrial isoform X1, producing the protein MSISKAGRILCRTFSSLSVNPLRVCIVGSGPAGFYSAEKMMKANKEAEVDIIDRLPTPYGLVRSGVAPDHPETKIVMNQYGRVAKNDRCSFFGNVSLGSSVSLSELRELYHVVILAYGAESDRNLGINGEDLSGIHSAREFVWWYNGHPDGHDLAPDLQSSDTAVILGQGNVALDVARILLRPTAELSRTDISSHALAALEKSSIKKVYLVGRRGPVQAACTAKELREILGIKDLHVHIQEADLVKTPIDEEELKNNRIKRRIYDLLSKAATESSKQTTGQQELHFVFFRKPHSFLESDNKRGLVAGVHLEKTILKEDEDTRKQFAVGTGQFEDLESGLVLKSIGYKSVPVDGIPFDYNKGIIPNVGGRVLSHTSSGGDLAAVEEGVYVSGWLKRGPTGIIATNLYCAEETIASISEDIENGRLGSLCRQTKPGREGLGRLLDRRNVKVIPFSAWEKIDAEETRLGILKNKPRVKFTTWEDLLQVALH; encoded by the exons ATGTCAATATCTAAGGCAGGAAGGATTTTATGCAGGACCTTTTCTTCGCTCTCTGTAAATCCCTTACGTGTTTGTATTGTCGGCAGTGGACCGGCTGGATTTTACTCAGCTGAGAAG ATGATGAAAGCGAATAAGGAAGCTGAAGTTGATATAATTGATAGATTGCCCACTCCATACGGACTGGTCCGTTCAGGTGTAGCACCTGATCATCCGGAAACAAag ATTGTGATGAATCAATATGGTCGTGTTGCGAAAAATGATAGATGTTCTTTCTTTGGAAATGTATCATTGGGATCTTCTGTTTCTTTATCTGAGCTCAGGGAATTATATCATGTG GTTATCCTAGCGTACGGAGCTGAAAGTGATAGAAATCTTGGTATCAATGGAGAA GATTTGTCGGGGATTCACTCAGCAAGAGAATTTGTTTGGTGGTATAATGGACATCCCGATGGGCATGATCTTGCTCCAGATTTACAGAGTTCTGATACAGCTGTTATTCTTGGGCAG GGTAATGTAGCTCTTGATGTTGCCCGCATACTATTAAGACCAACTGCTGAATTGTCAAGAACAGATATTTCCAGTCATGCCCTAGCTGCCTTGGAGAAGAGTAGTATAAA GAAGGTATACTTGGTTGGAAGACGTGGACCTGTACAAGCAGCTTGCACTGCAAAAGAGTTACGAGAAATCCTTG GTATTAAAGATTTGCATGTTCACATCCAAGAAGCTGATCTAGTAAAAACTCCCATTGATGAG GAAGAGCTAAAGAACAACCGGATTAAAAGAAGGATCTATGACTTGCTCTCTAAGGCGGCTACAGAATCTTCCAAGCAAACAACTGGTCAACAGGAACTTCACTTTGTTTTCTTCCGAAAACCGCACAGTTTTCTAGAATCTGATAATAAAAGAGGACTTGTTGCTGGTGTGCATCTTGAAAAGACAATTCTTAAAG AGGATGAAGACACAAGGAAACAGTTTGCGGTTGGTACTGGGCAGTTTGAAGATCTTGAAAGTGG ATTAGTATTAAAGAGCATTGGTTATAAATCTGTTCCTGTTGATGGGATACCTTTTGACTACAACAAAG GCATTATACCGAATGTTGGAGGCCGTGTTTTGAGTCATACATCCTCGGGTGGGGATTTGGCAGCAGTAGAAGAAGGTGTTTACGTGAGTGGGTGGTTGAAACGCGGCCCAACGGGGATCATTGCTACTAACCTTTACTGTGCTGAAGAAACA ATTGCAAGCATAAGTGAAGACATTGAGAATGGTAGATTGGGATCTTTGTGTAGACAAACTAAGCCAGGGAGGGAAGGGCTTGGTCGGTTATTAGATCGCAGGAATGTCAAAGTGATACCGTTTAGTGCCTGGGAAAAGATTGATGCCGAAGAAACGAGGCTCGggattttgaaaaacaaacCTAGAGTTAAATTCACCACATGGGAAGACCTTCTTCAAGTTGCCTTGCATTGA
- the LOC124911145 gene encoding NADPH:adrenodoxin oxidoreductase, mitochondrial isoform X2, whose product MNQYGRVAKNDRCSFFGNVSLGSSVSLSELRELYHVVILAYGAESDRNLGINGEDLSGIHSAREFVWWYNGHPDGHDLAPDLQSSDTAVILGQGNVALDVARILLRPTAELSRTDISSHALAALEKSSIKKVYLVGRRGPVQAACTAKELREILGIKDLHVHIQEADLVKTPIDEEELKNNRIKRRIYDLLSKAATESSKQTTGQQELHFVFFRKPHSFLESDNKRGLVAGVHLEKTILKEDEDTRKQFAVGTGQFEDLESGLVLKSIGYKSVPVDGIPFDYNKGIIPNVGGRVLSHTSSGGDLAAVEEGVYVSGWLKRGPTGIIATNLYCAEETIASISEDIENGRLGSLCRQTKPGREGLGRLLDRRNVKVIPFSAWEKIDAEETRLGILKNKPRVKFTTWEDLLQVALH is encoded by the exons ATGAATCAATATGGTCGTGTTGCGAAAAATGATAGATGTTCTTTCTTTGGAAATGTATCATTGGGATCTTCTGTTTCTTTATCTGAGCTCAGGGAATTATATCATGTG GTTATCCTAGCGTACGGAGCTGAAAGTGATAGAAATCTTGGTATCAATGGAGAA GATTTGTCGGGGATTCACTCAGCAAGAGAATTTGTTTGGTGGTATAATGGACATCCCGATGGGCATGATCTTGCTCCAGATTTACAGAGTTCTGATACAGCTGTTATTCTTGGGCAG GGTAATGTAGCTCTTGATGTTGCCCGCATACTATTAAGACCAACTGCTGAATTGTCAAGAACAGATATTTCCAGTCATGCCCTAGCTGCCTTGGAGAAGAGTAGTATAAA GAAGGTATACTTGGTTGGAAGACGTGGACCTGTACAAGCAGCTTGCACTGCAAAAGAGTTACGAGAAATCCTTG GTATTAAAGATTTGCATGTTCACATCCAAGAAGCTGATCTAGTAAAAACTCCCATTGATGAG GAAGAGCTAAAGAACAACCGGATTAAAAGAAGGATCTATGACTTGCTCTCTAAGGCGGCTACAGAATCTTCCAAGCAAACAACTGGTCAACAGGAACTTCACTTTGTTTTCTTCCGAAAACCGCACAGTTTTCTAGAATCTGATAATAAAAGAGGACTTGTTGCTGGTGTGCATCTTGAAAAGACAATTCTTAAAG AGGATGAAGACACAAGGAAACAGTTTGCGGTTGGTACTGGGCAGTTTGAAGATCTTGAAAGTGG ATTAGTATTAAAGAGCATTGGTTATAAATCTGTTCCTGTTGATGGGATACCTTTTGACTACAACAAAG GCATTATACCGAATGTTGGAGGCCGTGTTTTGAGTCATACATCCTCGGGTGGGGATTTGGCAGCAGTAGAAGAAGGTGTTTACGTGAGTGGGTGGTTGAAACGCGGCCCAACGGGGATCATTGCTACTAACCTTTACTGTGCTGAAGAAACA ATTGCAAGCATAAGTGAAGACATTGAGAATGGTAGATTGGGATCTTTGTGTAGACAAACTAAGCCAGGGAGGGAAGGGCTTGGTCGGTTATTAGATCGCAGGAATGTCAAAGTGATACCGTTTAGTGCCTGGGAAAAGATTGATGCCGAAGAAACGAGGCTCGggattttgaaaaacaaacCTAGAGTTAAATTCACCACATGGGAAGACCTTCTTCAAGTTGCCTTGCATTGA